A single genomic interval of uncultured Desulfobacter sp. harbors:
- a CDS encoding phage tail protein, which translates to MIDVNRQKFWMLSEPGQFDLQDPAGSVVWCRKKAHPVLRMKRTRTLELMPQNIVQTRIQAKLLSNQPPSTVDAYGTWAYVVDEMPHEILGGGVFPDPVEIITFAETERVVDMSMNPEGVLYVISRDETDISTVYMVNLKGAKDDGKNAFLDDEQTAEDTNVASVRFPQGDNQPDRIVALASGGALLLDREHNTFWQIVGKPIREQPLAMYPPETPRPCADGPMPQELIDRPDLIVPEGFEVVDMASSPEGETAVLLFPPEAEPDNPAAIVLIAGETVSAPVYLGGVPAPFSIGWVREDEWTVLCEDQKEAFGFTVPFLSQTPDEPVRVSGIRYPLNWGKNNSQKNARLCNGLSQPVCYPSTDKQGHFMTRPLYPLSFPSYPAEVTVSAAHIIDSGEPHTVWHRLLLEAHLPKGTGVIIHVSASENREELENDPEKFDHYFGAATGPSDAPRGTWISDTSEVPFFPGLLTDTPKDGTAGVFGVLIQRYGYEIRSLKGRYLKVDMTLTGGGQATPEIAALRIYYPRFSYLDRYLPELYRETEIRQRAQTTGQAGGSDFLQRFLCLFEGMLTDMENRVAASHMLTNPVCAPAQVLGWLGQWVALSDDDGLSEERKRLLIGEATALYRKRGTIKGLARTLELVTGLEGEFVLLEDFRLRRTFATILGRDFSIENDPLLMAEIPNANSYLGDTLILGQEEKKEFLALYGVDIPWDNGDPDVVDNFYARLGNRLTVLVHKQVNKETFGLIHRVVAGEIPAHIEFRVVPATKPLIISIYSLLGVDTYTRNEPRRRTARVGESYLGRYDFIRKLAVLDERLEP; encoded by the coding sequence ATGATTGATGTCAATCGCCAAAAATTCTGGATGTTGTCCGAACCCGGGCAGTTTGATCTTCAAGATCCGGCCGGGTCCGTGGTGTGGTGCCGGAAAAAGGCCCACCCGGTGCTCCGCATGAAACGCACCCGGACCCTTGAACTTATGCCCCAAAATATAGTTCAGACCCGAATTCAGGCTAAGTTGCTTTCCAATCAGCCCCCCTCCACGGTGGATGCTTACGGCACCTGGGCGTATGTGGTGGATGAAATGCCCCACGAAATTCTGGGCGGCGGCGTGTTTCCTGATCCCGTGGAAATTATTACCTTTGCCGAAACTGAGCGTGTCGTGGACATGTCCATGAATCCCGAAGGGGTACTATATGTGATCAGCCGGGATGAAACAGATATATCCACGGTTTATATGGTCAATCTTAAGGGGGCCAAGGACGATGGAAAAAACGCATTTCTGGATGATGAACAAACGGCTGAAGATACCAATGTGGCCTCGGTTCGGTTTCCCCAGGGCGACAACCAGCCGGATCGGATCGTGGCCCTGGCGTCCGGAGGCGCCCTTTTGCTGGACCGTGAACACAATACATTCTGGCAGATCGTGGGCAAACCCATACGGGAGCAGCCCTTGGCCATGTATCCGCCTGAAACGCCAAGACCCTGTGCCGACGGTCCCATGCCCCAGGAACTGATTGACCGACCCGATTTAATTGTGCCCGAAGGATTTGAGGTCGTGGATATGGCGTCCAGCCCTGAAGGCGAAACTGCGGTACTCCTTTTTCCGCCGGAAGCCGAGCCGGACAATCCCGCGGCAATAGTCCTGATTGCCGGGGAAACCGTCAGTGCGCCGGTTTATCTGGGCGGGGTCCCGGCCCCATTCAGCATCGGCTGGGTCCGGGAAGATGAATGGACGGTTTTATGTGAGGACCAAAAAGAAGCCTTTGGGTTTACCGTGCCGTTTTTGTCCCAAACGCCCGATGAACCGGTCAGGGTCAGCGGAATTCGGTATCCTCTGAACTGGGGCAAAAATAACAGCCAAAAAAATGCCCGGCTCTGTAATGGACTGTCCCAGCCGGTGTGCTATCCGTCCACGGACAAACAGGGGCATTTTATGACCCGCCCTCTTTATCCGTTATCTTTTCCGTCCTATCCGGCTGAGGTTACCGTTTCGGCAGCCCATATCATCGACAGCGGTGAACCGCATACGGTGTGGCACCGGCTGCTTCTGGAAGCGCACCTTCCCAAAGGCACGGGCGTAATTATTCATGTCTCGGCCAGTGAAAACCGTGAAGAGTTAGAGAACGATCCTGAAAAGTTTGATCATTATTTCGGAGCGGCTACGGGCCCGTCAGATGCCCCCCGGGGAACATGGATCAGCGATACGTCCGAAGTTCCTTTTTTCCCCGGGCTCCTTACCGATACCCCCAAGGACGGCACAGCCGGCGTATTTGGCGTGCTTATTCAGCGGTACGGGTATGAAATCCGGTCTTTGAAAGGGCGGTATCTTAAAGTCGACATGACCCTGACCGGCGGAGGCCAGGCTACACCGGAAATTGCGGCCCTGCGCATCTACTATCCCCGGTTTTCCTACCTGGACCGGTATCTGCCTGAATTGTACAGGGAAACCGAAATACGGCAAAGGGCCCAAACAACGGGGCAAGCCGGTGGATCTGATTTCTTGCAACGGTTTCTTTGCCTGTTTGAAGGGATGCTCACCGACATGGAAAACCGGGTGGCTGCGTCCCATATGCTGACCAATCCTGTTTGTGCCCCTGCCCAGGTTCTGGGCTGGCTGGGACAGTGGGTGGCCCTGTCCGACGATGACGGCCTGTCCGAAGAGAGGAAACGGCTGCTTATCGGCGAGGCCACGGCCCTTTACCGGAAACGAGGCACCATCAAAGGCCTGGCCCGGACCCTGGAGTTGGTTACAGGTCTTGAAGGAGAATTTGTGCTGTTGGAGGATTTCCGCCTCAGGCGGACCTTTGCCACCATTCTGGGCCGTGATTTTTCCATTGAAAATGACCCGCTGCTCATGGCGGAAATCCCCAATGCCAATTCATATTTGGGGGATACCCTGATCCTGGGACAAGAAGAAAAAAAGGAGTTTCTGGCCCTGTATGGTGTTGATATTCCCTGGGACAACGGGGACCCGGATGTGGTGGACAATTTTTATGCCCGCCTGGGAAACCGGTTGACGGTGCTGGTACACAAGCAGGTCAACAAAGAAACCTTTGGTTTGATTCATCGTGTCGTGGCCGGGGAAATTCCGGCCCACATTGAATTCCGCGTGGTACCGGCCACCAAACCCCTGATCATCAGCATATATTCCTTATTGGGCGTGGATACTTACACCAGAAATGAACCCCGGCGCCGCACCGCCCGTGTGGGCGAAAGTTACCTGGGGCGCTATGATTTTATACGCAAACTGGCGGTTTTGGATGAACGCCTGGAACCGTAA
- a CDS encoding putative baseplate assembly protein has product MPIPKYRLDDRSFDDLVKELVARIPSHTPEWTNPQVGDPGMTLIDLFAWLGDTLLYRVNLLPERQRLEFLRLLNIPLRPALAATGLVTLEVTNKDMFTPVVVPQYTRIKGSVDFETAEEITVMPFSGKVFVKRRPSEQEGEVIGTIKEELEKVYDIGTGNGEQYITTPMFHDPDKNGSGLDVVKDTIDQALWIALLAADEDPNRVDRVRQSLNPDEHGFRMIQIGIEPRLKIPEFDQYVQQAVNMADFWQWDMPSSRNDNDDMAYTIPYLPLEIYDDTTDGFVKQGIVQLKLPSSSQISLPENNVDENIYAGTGNHPPRIDDEAIAKRLVTWIRLSPRQKSESLALDWVGINAVKIDQFKTIRNVVLSTADGTPDLTLPLPGTSVQASSFKLQVEEKGVGYKNWHALPLHMAGRTDCVFELDSEAGTVTFGDGLRGAVPEAGARIRLERMRYGGGVKGNMAPGNLTAVSNPDLSVIQAVPTQGGMDAETLDEAEKRIPSVLKHCDRAVTQEDYKLLASQTPGIELGRVEVLAQFKPQQKLFDIVGVMSVMVLPKGDSHRPPNPRPDRNILARVHHHVDERRPIGVELYVIGAEYVPLGLGVSVTLGEGVPRQQTLQNVKTALYEFLWPLSPGGHLKTGWPLGRLVDNQELAVMVARVSGVLTVEGVNLFRQNSEKQWEPVQGGTEQRLSLLAWQLPELLDVVVVEDEDPVTDLDEALGREGSSPGEWDQTETGGEGKKIAIPVVPEICK; this is encoded by the coding sequence ATGCCTATTCCGAAATATCGACTGGATGACAGAAGTTTCGACGACCTGGTCAAAGAGCTGGTGGCACGGATTCCGTCCCACACGCCTGAATGGACCAACCCCCAGGTCGGTGATCCGGGAATGACCCTGATCGATCTTTTCGCATGGCTGGGTGATACCCTGCTTTACCGGGTGAACCTGCTGCCCGAACGGCAGCGCCTTGAATTTTTGCGCCTGCTGAACATTCCCCTGCGACCGGCACTGGCCGCCACAGGCCTTGTGACCCTTGAAGTGACCAACAAGGACATGTTCACCCCTGTGGTGGTTCCCCAATACACCCGGATCAAAGGCAGCGTGGATTTTGAGACCGCCGAAGAGATAACGGTTATGCCGTTCTCCGGCAAGGTGTTTGTCAAACGGCGCCCATCGGAGCAGGAAGGAGAAGTGATCGGCACGATCAAGGAAGAGCTTGAAAAGGTCTATGATATCGGAACCGGCAATGGGGAACAATACATTACCACGCCCATGTTCCATGATCCGGATAAAAATGGCTCAGGACTAGACGTGGTTAAGGACACCATTGATCAAGCCTTGTGGATTGCCCTGCTGGCTGCGGATGAAGATCCCAACCGGGTTGACCGGGTTCGGCAATCACTGAATCCGGATGAGCATGGATTCAGGATGATCCAGATCGGCATCGAACCCCGGCTGAAAATCCCCGAGTTTGATCAATATGTTCAGCAGGCTGTGAACATGGCCGATTTCTGGCAGTGGGACATGCCCTCCAGCCGGAATGACAACGATGATATGGCCTACACCATTCCTTATCTTCCCCTGGAAATATACGATGATACCACCGACGGATTTGTTAAACAGGGGATTGTTCAGTTGAAACTGCCGTCTTCTAGTCAAATATCTCTGCCGGAAAACAACGTGGATGAAAACATCTATGCCGGGACGGGCAATCATCCGCCCCGGATCGACGATGAGGCCATTGCCAAACGGCTGGTCACCTGGATTCGGCTCAGCCCCCGCCAAAAAAGCGAAAGCCTGGCCCTGGACTGGGTGGGGATCAATGCCGTGAAAATCGACCAGTTCAAAACCATCCGGAACGTGGTTTTATCCACGGCGGACGGCACACCGGATTTGACCCTGCCCTTGCCCGGTACATCGGTGCAGGCGTCAAGTTTCAAACTCCAGGTTGAGGAAAAAGGGGTGGGATACAAAAATTGGCACGCCCTGCCCCTTCATATGGCCGGCCGGACCGACTGCGTGTTTGAACTGGACAGCGAAGCCGGGACAGTCACATTCGGAGACGGCCTTCGGGGGGCTGTTCCCGAAGCCGGTGCCCGGATCAGGCTGGAACGGATGCGGTACGGCGGGGGGGTAAAAGGCAACATGGCCCCGGGTAATCTGACAGCTGTCAGCAACCCGGACCTGTCCGTGATTCAGGCTGTTCCCACCCAGGGGGGTATGGACGCCGAAACACTGGATGAGGCGGAAAAGCGAATTCCGTCTGTATTGAAACATTGTGACCGGGCCGTGACCCAAGAGGATTACAAACTGCTCGCATCCCAAACCCCGGGCATTGAACTGGGCCGGGTGGAAGTGCTTGCCCAATTCAAGCCCCAGCAGAAGTTATTTGATATTGTCGGAGTGATGAGCGTCATGGTTCTTCCCAAAGGGGATTCCCACCGTCCTCCCAACCCAAGACCGGACCGGAACATCCTGGCCCGGGTCCACCACCATGTGGATGAGCGGCGGCCCATCGGGGTGGAACTATACGTAATCGGGGCCGAGTATGTCCCCTTAGGATTAGGCGTATCCGTGACCCTTGGGGAAGGTGTGCCCCGGCAGCAGACACTTCAGAATGTAAAAACCGCCTTGTATGAATTTCTTTGGCCCCTGTCTCCCGGCGGCCATCTTAAAACCGGCTGGCCTTTAGGACGCCTGGTTGACAATCAGGAACTGGCCGTGATGGTGGCCCGGGTATCCGGGGTGCTCACTGTGGAAGGGGTGAACCTGTTCAGGCAAAATAGTGAAAAACAATGGGAGCCGGTACAAGGCGGTACCGAACAGCGGCTGTCCCTTTTGGCATGGCAGCTGCCCGAACTTTTGGACGTGGTAGTCGTTGAAGACGAAGACCCCGTCACCGACCTGGATGAGGCCCTGGGAAGAGAAGGCAGCAGTCCGGGAGAATGGGATCAAACCGAAACGGGAGGTGAGGGAAAGAAGATCGCCATCCCGGTGGTGCCGGAGATTTGTAAATGA
- a CDS encoding GPW/gp25 family protein — MTQTVPIKKNKTIPGSPLGWPLLPVPDKGTLSYPTLEDSIKQSIRIILLTRPGEQLMRPRFGAGLSRFLHLPNTLETRRQIQETVFKTLAQWEHRMVVLRVEVWEDEETPEAVRIEIAYKIRRTREQVTTTVKLNLGS; from the coding sequence GTGACACAGACAGTACCCATAAAGAAAAATAAAACCATTCCCGGCTCGCCCCTGGGGTGGCCCCTGCTTCCGGTTCCGGACAAGGGTACGCTGTCCTATCCTACCCTGGAAGACAGCATCAAGCAGTCCATCCGTATCATCCTGCTGACCCGGCCCGGTGAGCAGTTGATGCGCCCCCGGTTTGGTGCGGGATTATCAAGGTTTCTGCATCTGCCCAATACCCTGGAAACCCGGCGGCAGATTCAGGAAACGGTATTCAAGACCCTTGCCCAGTGGGAGCATCGCATGGTGGTGCTCCGGGTGGAAGTATGGGAAGACGAAGAAACACCGGAAGCGGTTCGTATTGAGATTGCGTATAAAATCAGGCGAACCCGAGAACAGGTAACAACAACGGTTAAATTGAATTTGGGAAGCTGA
- a CDS encoding phage baseplate assembly protein V: MSAPLQHTSLNQDLHLAKVTSVNDPEQLNRVQIRLLSHSSTTQQEGTLWARVAVPCAGSNKGAFFIPDVDDEVVVSFVNGDSRYPIILGSLWNGNDQAPETLGGSGNAVDRWTLVGKAGTRIAIEEETPAAATIKFTTPGGTSGELTDTGGGKIEFKTAGTTVTVNTQGVTVNTPLEVKVQATLVTVSAAQVKVDAPMSMFSGVVQAQTVITNSVVSASYTPGAGNIW; the protein is encoded by the coding sequence ATGTCGGCACCGCTACAACACACCAGCCTGAACCAGGATCTCCATCTGGCCAAAGTTACGTCCGTGAACGATCCGGAACAGTTGAACCGTGTTCAGATCAGGTTGCTGTCCCATTCCAGCACCACACAACAGGAAGGAACCCTTTGGGCCAGGGTGGCAGTGCCCTGCGCCGGCAGTAACAAGGGTGCGTTTTTTATTCCCGATGTGGATGACGAGGTGGTGGTGTCATTTGTCAACGGCGACAGCCGCTATCCCATAATTCTGGGATCTTTGTGGAACGGCAATGACCAGGCCCCGGAGACATTAGGGGGCAGCGGGAATGCCGTGGACCGCTGGACACTGGTGGGCAAAGCCGGAACCCGCATTGCCATTGAAGAAGAAACACCGGCCGCTGCCACCATCAAATTCACCACACCGGGCGGGACCAGCGGGGAACTCACCGACACCGGGGGCGGAAAAATTGAATTCAAAACGGCCGGCACCACGGTAACCGTTAACACCCAGGGAGTTACAGTGAACACCCCCCTGGAAGTTAAAGTCCAGGCCACCCTGGTAACGGTGTCCGCGGCCCAGGTCAAAGTTGACGCGCCCATGTCCATGTTCAGCGGGGTGGTCCAGGCCCAGACCGTGATCACCAACAGCGTAGTCAGTGCATCCTACACACCGGGAGCAGGAAACATATGGTAA
- a CDS encoding contractile injection system protein, VgrG/Pvc8 family, with protein MSEETPLSQMDIYIARPIIEVEGRINDMVQSLLISMDLSETDQGMAAMELIFFNSATVEGRGNDLAFEYGDNDLLALGKTIRVLGGDNNDPVELFRGIITALEIQMGGDSEPRLMVLAEDALQKARMTRRTRLFESGTLRSIIESTASDLGVQTDITGMDQTVDDQLQLNESDLAFLRRLIDRHDGDLWMAEDVLTVAPRSEVRRSEVRLEMDSQLESIRIMADLAHQVNKVTFSGWDVGAGEQINVESDTSVDYGPGQGQSGAQFLSRTLGERSEHLSRTGAADDIEAQALVNADFSQRARKFVCAQGVTEGNPAIRVGTHLTLDGVGPRFENTYFVTRVRHHFTMEKGYKTTFHAECAYLGG; from the coding sequence ATGAGCGAAGAAACACCATTATCCCAAATGGATATTTATATTGCCCGGCCGATTATCGAAGTGGAGGGCCGGATCAATGATATGGTTCAGAGCCTTTTGATCAGCATGGATCTGTCTGAAACGGATCAGGGCATGGCTGCCATGGAACTGATTTTTTTCAATTCCGCCACCGTGGAAGGCCGGGGCAATGACCTGGCGTTTGAGTACGGTGACAACGACTTGTTGGCCCTGGGCAAAACCATACGGGTTCTGGGGGGTGACAACAATGATCCGGTGGAATTGTTCAGGGGAATAATCACGGCCCTGGAAATACAGATGGGCGGTGACAGTGAACCCAGATTAATGGTTTTGGCCGAAGATGCCCTTCAAAAGGCCAGGATGACCCGGCGCACCCGCCTCTTTGAATCCGGAACCTTACGTTCCATCATTGAGTCAACGGCATCGGACCTGGGAGTGCAAACGGATATTACGGGCATGGATCAAACGGTGGATGATCAACTTCAGCTTAACGAATCGGACCTGGCTTTTCTAAGACGGCTCATCGACCGGCATGACGGGGATCTTTGGATGGCCGAGGATGTCTTGACCGTGGCCCCCCGGTCCGAGGTCCGGCGCAGTGAAGTGCGCCTGGAAATGGACAGCCAGCTGGAGAGTATCCGGATTATGGCTGACCTGGCCCACCAGGTCAACAAGGTCACTTTTTCCGGATGGGATGTGGGTGCCGGTGAGCAAATCAATGTGGAAAGCGACACGTCCGTGGATTACGGTCCCGGGCAGGGACAAAGCGGGGCGCAGTTTCTTTCCCGGACTTTAGGGGAGCGCAGTGAGCATTTATCCCGGACCGGGGCTGCGGACGATATTGAAGCACAGGCCCTGGTTAATGCTGATTTTTCACAACGGGCCCGCAAATTTGTCTGCGCCCAGGGCGTAACCGAAGGAAATCCGGCTATCCGGGTGGGAACCCATCTGACACTTGACGGCGTAGGACCCCGGTTCGAAAACACCTATTTCGTCACCCGGGTCCGCCACCACTTTACTATGGAAAAGGGATATAAAACCACATTCCACGCAGAATGTGCCTATCTGGGAGGATAA
- a CDS encoding phage tail protein: protein MSGQDENRGTILDYPLPVFRFEVRFTVSADNSGAGGERLLCGGAFSECSGLEATMEPRAIKAGGNNYGEIQRAGRVSFATVILKRGVTRNRDLWKWFELVAKGAYAFRLKAEVTLFDFDINGKKKPVMAWEMVNALPTKFKTADFNSTFTQAAIEELHFVHEGLIHKDNLEQET from the coding sequence ATGAGCGGGCAGGATGAAAACAGGGGAACCATCCTGGATTACCCGCTGCCGGTGTTCCGGTTTGAAGTACGGTTTACCGTGTCTGCTGATAACTCCGGGGCCGGTGGCGAGCGCCTGTTGTGCGGCGGAGCGTTTTCCGAATGCAGCGGCCTGGAAGCCACCATGGAGCCCCGGGCCATTAAGGCCGGGGGAAATAATTATGGTGAGATCCAGCGGGCCGGACGAGTCAGCTTTGCCACCGTAATCCTGAAACGGGGCGTCACCCGGAACCGGGATTTGTGGAAATGGTTTGAACTGGTGGCCAAGGGTGCTTACGCGTTTCGTTTGAAGGCGGAAGTCACTTTGTTTGATTTTGATATCAACGGGAAGAAAAAGCCGGTTATGGCCTGGGAAATGGTCAATGCATTACCAACCAAGTTCAAGACCGCTGATTTTAATTCCACGTTTACCCAGGCAGCTATTGAGGAGTTGCATTTTGTACATGAGGGATTAATTCATAAAGACAATTTAGAACAAGAAACCTAA
- a CDS encoding phage tail protein, which produces MSNQRTSPYSAFNFLVEFNGQDISAGFSEVTGLGAEITMAEYRNGNDPENQVRKIPNISKVSDVTLKRGIIKSKDLWDWIDLTRREGWTAQRNVTITMMDEANKNTVMRWTLQNSVPIKYTGPSLNAKGGSDVAMEELVLSAEGIRYAEG; this is translated from the coding sequence ATGTCAAATCAACGCACATCACCATACAGCGCGTTTAATTTTCTGGTCGAATTCAACGGGCAGGATATTTCAGCGGGCTTTTCTGAAGTGACCGGGTTGGGTGCGGAAATCACCATGGCGGAATACAGAAACGGTAATGATCCGGAAAACCAGGTCCGTAAAATTCCCAATATCAGCAAGGTCAGCGACGTGACCTTAAAACGGGGCATCATCAAATCCAAGGATCTGTGGGACTGGATTGACCTGACCCGCAGGGAAGGATGGACCGCCCAGCGGAATGTAACCATCACCATGATGGACGAGGCCAACAAGAACACAGTCATGCGCTGGACCCTCCAAAACTCCGTGCCCATCAAATATACCGGCCCCAGCCTGAATGCCAAAGGCGGATCGGATGTGGCCATGGAGGAACTGGTCCTTTCCGCCGAAGGCATCCGGTACGCTGAAGGGTAA
- a CDS encoding phage tail sheath subtilisin-like domain-containing protein, translating to MPEYLAPGVYVEEVSFRSKSIEGVGTSTCGFVGPTRKGPYNATPELITSFGEYQRVYGGFTDLNFNASSVTNYMTHAVRAFFDNGGRRLYISRTYVPREVADVPIPGFSYRDIGGNVARIQARNAGSGYNGTAKVYLNTKRVFGAVPLDKASVGTLLRVAGSTETQAALPGRIDGTVNPPFALTNDDQLSITVNGGAVQNVTFTDEKEPAQVESTADLAATIDVPAATTFRVQVGPGGTLFDEEITLPQGDDQTPAELAAFLNLEIDYVKVGVDANRLFIRTDELGEHAEITIEALALLNLDAGTANGTGNVDDINAVTVEEINSALTRAGISVRATTMADTGNMRLSTTAVGAGNTLSIADSPARTAMGLAGTPADGRDGVTYTYFLKQNGNVWQDSSNTDLGDPDENRLYELVTWTLEIEDEDGSRLIYEDLGFDANHPNFVSNVLPENPATKSEALANPYYFTVSNGRTAFDLFNALFGTQNSNTISIGNGNDGLEPTVNTATESRTDHSVAYAEALEVFDALDDIAIIAAPGHSEMALYTSIQQALISHAERDRYCIAVLDSPSNQTPQSAREARSRIDSSYAAMYYPWVTVANPLWKPGNSQAPKEINVPPSGFITGIYARTDVNRGVWKAPANEVVRGAIRFEREINHAQQEMLNPEGINCLRFFFGRGNRVWGARTATSDPEWKYVNIRRYFIYLEHSIDRSTQWAVFEPNSERLWTNITDTVSAFLYNEWRSGALLGGTPEQAYFVRCDRSTMTQADLDNGRLICEVGVAAVKPAEFVIFRIGQKTADA from the coding sequence ATGCCTGAATATCTAGCACCTGGTGTGTATGTTGAAGAGGTCAGTTTCAGATCCAAATCCATTGAGGGCGTCGGTACGAGTACCTGCGGTTTTGTGGGGCCAACACGGAAAGGACCCTACAATGCCACGCCGGAATTGATCACCAGTTTCGGGGAATATCAGCGGGTGTACGGCGGTTTTACCGACCTGAACTTTAATGCAAGTTCCGTTACAAATTACATGACCCACGCGGTGCGTGCGTTTTTTGACAATGGGGGAAGGCGGCTGTACATTTCCCGAACCTATGTTCCCAGGGAAGTGGCTGATGTACCGATACCGGGTTTTTCCTATCGCGATATCGGAGGAAACGTGGCCCGAATCCAGGCCCGTAATGCCGGCAGCGGATATAACGGAACCGCCAAGGTTTATCTGAATACCAAGCGTGTGTTCGGTGCCGTTCCCCTGGACAAGGCCAGTGTGGGAACCCTGCTCCGGGTGGCCGGCAGCACCGAAACCCAGGCCGCCCTTCCCGGTCGGATAGACGGGACCGTAAACCCACCCTTTGCACTGACCAACGATGATCAGTTGAGCATCACGGTTAATGGGGGCGCGGTTCAAAACGTAACATTTACCGATGAAAAAGAACCGGCCCAGGTCGAGTCCACAGCCGATCTGGCCGCAACCATTGATGTACCGGCCGCGACAACCTTCAGGGTTCAGGTGGGACCCGGCGGCACCCTTTTCGATGAGGAAATCACACTGCCCCAGGGGGATGATCAAACGCCGGCTGAACTGGCGGCCTTCCTGAATCTTGAGATTGATTATGTCAAGGTCGGGGTTGATGCCAACCGGCTGTTCATCCGCACCGACGAACTGGGAGAACACGCTGAAATCACCATTGAAGCCCTTGCCCTTCTCAATCTGGACGCGGGCACGGCTAACGGTACGGGAAATGTGGATGATATCAATGCCGTGACCGTGGAAGAGATCAACAGCGCCCTGACCCGGGCTGGAATCTCAGTTCGCGCAACCACCATGGCCGATACGGGAAACATGCGTCTTTCCACAACGGCTGTGGGCGCCGGCAATACCCTGAGCATTGCCGACTCCCCGGCAAGAACAGCTATGGGGCTTGCCGGAACACCGGCAGACGGCCGGGACGGCGTAACCTATACCTATTTTCTCAAACAGAACGGCAATGTCTGGCAGGACAGTTCAAATACGGACCTGGGTGACCCGGACGAAAACAGGCTTTACGAACTGGTCACATGGACCCTTGAGATCGAGGATGAAGACGGGAGCCGCTTAATTTATGAGGACCTGGGATTTGACGCAAATCATCCCAATTTTGTCTCCAACGTACTGCCTGAAAATCCCGCCACCAAATCCGAAGCCCTGGCAAACCCCTATTATTTTACCGTATCCAACGGCAGAACCGCCTTTGATCTGTTCAATGCCTTGTTTGGAACCCAAAATTCCAATACCATTTCCATTGGAAACGGAAACGATGGGCTTGAACCAACGGTGAATACGGCAACCGAAAGCCGGACCGATCATTCCGTGGCCTATGCTGAAGCCCTGGAGGTATTCGATGCCTTGGATGACATCGCCATTATCGCGGCGCCCGGCCATTCGGAAATGGCCCTTTACACATCCATTCAGCAGGCCCTGATTTCCCACGCCGAACGTGACAGGTACTGCATTGCCGTCCTTGATTCCCCGTCGAACCAAACCCCACAGAGCGCCCGGGAAGCAAGAAGCCGTATCGACAGCTCCTATGCGGCGATGTATTACCCCTGGGTCACGGTGGCCAACCCCTTGTGGAAACCGGGAAACAGCCAGGCCCCAAAGGAAATCAACGTACCGCCCTCGGGGTTTATCACCGGTATTTACGCCCGGACCGATGTGAACCGCGGCGTATGGAAAGCCCCGGCCAACGAAGTCGTCCGGGGGGCCATCCGGTTTGAGCGGGAGATCAACCATGCCCAGCAGGAAATGCTCAATCCCGAAGGCATCAACTGCCTGCGCTTCTTTTTCGGACGCGGGAACCGGGTCTGGGGGGCACGAACCGCCACCTCTGATCCGGAATGGAAATACGTGAATATCCGCCGGTATTTCATTTATCTGGAACACTCCATTGACCGCTCCACCCAGTGGGCCGTGTTTGAGCCTAACAGTGAGCGTCTCTGGACCAACATCACGGACACCGTGTCCGCCTTTCTATATAACGAATGGCGCAGCGGCGCCCTGCTGGGGGGTACCCCGGAGCAGGCCTACTTTGTCCGGTGCGACCGTTCCACCATGACCCAGGCTGATCTGGACAACGGACGTTTGATTTGTGAAGTCGGTGTCGCCGCTGTGAAACCGGCGGAATTCGTTATTTTCAGAATTGGTCAGAAAACCGCGGATGCGTAA